A window of the Mucilaginibacter sp. cycad4 genome harbors these coding sequences:
- the rpsM gene encoding 30S ribosomal protein S13 translates to MARISGIDLPKNKRGEIGLTYIFGIGRSTAQRILTEAGIDFNIKVQDWTDEQLSSIRGIINDQIKVEGALRSEVQLNIKRLMDIGCYRGTRHRKGLPLRGQRTKNNSRTRKGKRKTVANKKKATK, encoded by the coding sequence ATGGCAAGGATATCAGGTATTGATTTACCAAAGAATAAAAGAGGAGAAATCGGACTTACTTACATTTTCGGTATTGGCCGCTCAACAGCTCAAAGAATTTTGACTGAGGCTGGTATTGATTTTAACATCAAAGTACAAGACTGGACCGATGAGCAATTATCTTCTATACGCGGAATTATTAACGACCAGATTAAGGTTGAAGGTGCATTACGTTCAGAAGTGCAGCTTAACATTAAACGTTTGATGGATATTGGTTGTTACCGTGGTACACGTCACCGTAAAGGTTTACCATTACGTGGTCAGCGTACTAAAAACAACTCACGTACCCGTAAAGGAAAACGTAAAACAG